A stretch of Microbulbifer sp. SAOS-129_SWC DNA encodes these proteins:
- a CDS encoding acetyl/propionyl/methylcrotonyl-CoA carboxylase subunit alpha: MIRKLLIANRGEIACRVIRTARRLGVATVAVYSDADADALHVQLADEAVRLGPAPAKDSYLDIDKVIAAAQQTGADAVHPGYGFLSENAGFCRACDQAGIIFVGPPVGAIEAMGSKSAAKRIMEDAGVPLVPGYHGTNQNADILEGHAQRIGYPVLLKAAAGGGGKGMRRVDREEDFHSALEAAKREAQNAFSDDLMLIERYVVNPRHVEIQVFCDNKGGGVYLFERDCSVQRRHQKVVEEAPAPGMTEELRARMGEAALRAAHAIGYVGAGTVEFLLDANGAFYFMEMNTRLQVEHPVTEMITGQDLVAWQLAVAAGDPLPLQQEDLSISGHAFEVRIYAEDPDNDFLPATGTLVRHRPPQQSESVRVDTGVQSGDEISVHYDPMIAKLICHGRTRREALAKLDRALQQYQIAGVRHNIEFLHRVINHKAFVRGQVSTHFIEDYEGEVLQQEQELTPLKCAAIAGYLHARETRDLRAAAPAADAYSPWHDGDNWRSGLVAMRRHTIDYRGKHADIRFSADGGSVRWQCGDMAGEIRVLPAGELALVDGRRVNFSSVDTADGGAVFIDGTQVEFKVLPPDIGESADSAHGLEAPMNGTIVALLVEPGAAVEQDQPLLVMEAMKMEHTLRAPAAGTVQQFFCAAGELVDGGSLLIDFVADE; encoded by the coding sequence ATGATTCGTAAACTGTTAATTGCCAACCGCGGCGAAATCGCTTGCCGCGTTATCCGCACCGCCCGCCGCCTCGGCGTGGCCACCGTGGCGGTTTACTCGGATGCCGATGCCGACGCGCTGCATGTGCAGCTCGCCGATGAGGCGGTGCGTCTCGGCCCGGCACCGGCAAAAGACTCCTACCTGGATATCGACAAGGTGATTGCCGCGGCGCAGCAGACCGGCGCCGACGCCGTTCACCCCGGCTACGGCTTCCTGTCGGAAAACGCGGGCTTCTGCCGCGCCTGTGACCAGGCCGGCATTATTTTTGTCGGTCCGCCCGTCGGTGCCATCGAGGCGATGGGCTCCAAGTCTGCCGCCAAGCGCATCATGGAAGACGCCGGCGTGCCGCTGGTACCCGGCTATCACGGCACCAACCAGAACGCGGACATCCTCGAGGGCCACGCGCAGCGCATCGGCTACCCGGTGTTGCTGAAGGCGGCGGCCGGCGGCGGCGGCAAGGGCATGCGCCGGGTCGACCGCGAAGAAGACTTTCACAGCGCCCTGGAGGCCGCCAAGCGCGAAGCGCAGAACGCCTTTAGCGACGACCTGATGTTGATCGAGCGCTATGTGGTCAACCCGCGCCACGTGGAAATCCAGGTGTTCTGCGACAACAAGGGCGGCGGTGTCTATCTGTTCGAGCGCGACTGTTCGGTACAGCGCCGTCACCAGAAGGTGGTAGAAGAGGCACCGGCGCCGGGCATGACCGAAGAGCTGCGTGCGCGTATGGGTGAGGCCGCGCTGCGCGCCGCCCACGCGATCGGCTATGTCGGTGCCGGCACGGTGGAATTCCTGCTCGATGCCAACGGCGCCTTCTATTTCATGGAAATGAACACCCGCCTGCAGGTGGAGCACCCGGTCACCGAGATGATTACCGGCCAGGACCTGGTGGCCTGGCAGCTGGCAGTGGCCGCCGGTGATCCGCTGCCGCTACAGCAGGAAGACCTGAGCATTTCCGGCCACGCCTTCGAGGTGCGCATCTACGCCGAGGATCCGGACAACGACTTCCTGCCGGCCACCGGCACCCTGGTGCGCCACCGCCCGCCGCAACAGAGTGAATCCGTGCGTGTCGACACCGGTGTACAGAGCGGCGACGAGATCAGCGTGCACTACGACCCGATGATCGCCAAGCTGATCTGCCACGGCCGCACCCGCAGAGAGGCACTGGCAAAGCTCGACCGGGCGCTGCAGCAGTACCAGATTGCCGGCGTGCGCCACAATATCGAGTTTCTGCACCGGGTGATCAATCACAAGGCGTTTGTCCGCGGCCAGGTTTCCACGCATTTCATCGAGGATTACGAGGGCGAGGTCCTGCAACAGGAGCAGGAACTGACCCCGCTGAAATGCGCGGCCATCGCCGGCTATCTGCACGCGCGCGAAACCCGCGACCTGCGCGCCGCGGCGCCGGCGGCGGACGCGTACTCGCCCTGGCACGACGGCGATAACTGGCGCTCCGGCCTGGTGGCGATGCGCCGCCACACCATCGACTACCGCGGCAAGCACGCCGATATCCGGTTCAGTGCGGACGGCGGCAGTGTGCGCTGGCAGTGCGGCGACATGGCCGGCGAGATCCGTGTGCTGCCCGCTGGCGAGCTGGCACTGGTGGATGGCCGCCGGGTGAATTTCTCCAGTGTGGATACTGCCGACGGCGGCGCCGTGTTTATCGACGGCACCCAGGTGGAATTCAAGGTGCTGCCGCCGGATATCGGCGAAAGTGCCGACAGTGCCCACGGCCTCGAAGCGCCGATGAACGGCACCATTGTCGCGCTGCTGGTGGAGCCGGGTGCGGCGGTGGAGCAAGACCAGCCGCTGCTGGTGATGGAGGCGATGAAGATGGAGCACACCCTGCGCGCCCCCGCCGCCGGTACTGTACAGCAGTTTTTCTGCGCCGCCGGTGAACTGGTGGATGGTGGCAGCCTGTTGATCGACTTTGTCGCTGACGAATGA
- a CDS encoding hydroxymethylglutaryl-CoA lyase — protein MNLPQKVKMVEVGPRDGLQNEKREIDVATRVALIDRLSAAGLPVIEAGSFVSPKWVPQMAASEEVLAAIARKAGTVYSALTPNMKGYERAVTAKADEVAVFGAASEAFTQKNINCSIAESLERFRPLVEQAQRDGIPVRGYVSCVLGCPYEGDIDPLKVAEVSAALYEMGCYEISLGDTIGVGTPEAAKRMIEAVAVRVPMEKLAVHFHDTYGQALANIYAALQMGVTVVDSAVAGLGGCPYAKGASGNVASEDVLYLLNGLGIETGVDLELLAEAGNFISHKLDRDSNSRVARALAG, from the coding sequence ATGAATCTGCCGCAAAAAGTAAAAATGGTCGAAGTGGGTCCGCGCGACGGCCTGCAGAACGAAAAGCGCGAGATCGATGTCGCCACTCGCGTGGCGCTGATCGACCGCCTCAGTGCCGCCGGCCTGCCGGTGATCGAGGCGGGCAGTTTTGTCAGCCCCAAATGGGTGCCGCAGATGGCCGCCAGCGAAGAAGTGCTGGCCGCTATCGCGCGCAAGGCGGGCACCGTCTACAGCGCGCTGACACCGAACATGAAGGGCTACGAGCGCGCCGTGACGGCCAAGGCCGATGAAGTGGCGGTATTCGGTGCCGCCTCGGAGGCGTTTACGCAGAAAAATATCAACTGCTCCATCGCCGAGAGCCTCGAGCGTTTCCGCCCGCTGGTCGAGCAGGCGCAGCGGGATGGCATTCCGGTGCGCGGCTATGTCTCCTGCGTGCTCGGCTGCCCCTACGAAGGCGATATCGACCCGCTCAAGGTGGCGGAAGTCAGCGCGGCACTGTACGAAATGGGCTGCTACGAAATTTCCCTCGGCGACACCATCGGTGTCGGCACGCCCGAGGCCGCCAAGCGCATGATCGAGGCCGTGGCGGTGCGGGTGCCGATGGAGAAACTGGCGGTGCACTTCCACGATACCTACGGCCAGGCGCTGGCCAATATCTACGCGGCGCTGCAGATGGGCGTGACGGTGGTCGATTCCGCGGTGGCCGGTCTGGGCGGCTGTCCCTATGCCAAGGGCGCCTCGGGCAATGTGGCCAGTGAAGATGTGCTCTACCTGCTCAACGGCCTGGGCATCGAGACCGGTGTCGACCTGGAGCTGCTCGCGGAGGCCGGCAACTTTATCTCGCACAAGCTGGACCGCGACAGCAATTCCCGCGTGGCCCGCGCGCTGGCCGGCTGA